The DNA window TCCAGAGTGACCTCCTCGAACACGAAGTTGCAAGGGTTCTGGTAGTACTGCGCGAGAGTGCGCAGCGGCGTGTTGTCGTCGGGGTCAACGAACGCAAGGTCCTTGATGAACAGGACCGTCACTATGTTGCCGCGGTTACCTTCGTACACCGGGATGCGGGAATAGCCTGGAAGAGGAAGATGTTAGAAAGAGAACTGTAGAAATAAAtctcaggtaaaaaaaaatatatcacaggacaatgagggctatcgttttttgtctcactagatggcgcactgttgcgtgaggtttttaagtatggctttcaaagtctgatattacgggcgtgaaaacaatgtttagattaaaatcatatttaatacaccttaaaaccgtactataaaaatatcgagcaaccacagtgttgcgtagtcccgttttgttcggtaaaaaagggaggacaaaagtttccgaaagacaaaactgtctcaaaacacagacattcattgccccgtaacgcataattgccataattaatttcaggtaatgcaaaatattcacaaaattattctatttttttttttttattcgactggattgcaaacgagaacgtgggtctcctgatggtaagagatcaccaccgcccataaacatctgcaacaccaggggtattgcagacgcgttgcaaCCCAAAAACTAGACCACGCCCTCATTATCACTGGccagttacattaaaaaaaagtgttaggGTGGGCATCATGTTCTTTCCGCATTTTAGTTCTTCCACACaacactagatggcgcttatTATACCAAAACTTACTTTCACTAACTCCTTTAGTCTTTCCCTGTTGTAGTGTGTTCCGATCTCTTCACCTAGGAAATAGTCCAGGAGTTTACTCGTCGGCCACGCCAGCGGCGCGCAGATACCCATCACGATCTGAAAGTCGGAAGTTCAATATACTTACGTGTCGCATAGACATAGGTATCTTAGACGTGCGATCACGGAGTAAAGGGATCGCTAGCTATTtgtgacataaaaataaaacaaattcatAGTTTGACATAGCTTAGGGAGGGGTTGAGAGGATAAATGGTCAAAATACGTATGATCGAAATTAGTTTGGCTCCTAACACCCCCCACTACAATTTCATTACCAGATTAATGTATCGCTACCGTACTTACATAAGTATGAAAGTGTgcatatgtatgtattgtagtaaaaaatacaaagactccaaaaaaaatcataatttgtttgcttagtagcgacatctcttgtctggatGAGCGGTTTGTTCCGAaggagtgtgacgtctctcgatgagagctaaacatagatgtcgctagtgctgctgctttaGTAGCGCattagaaaaaagcaacctgagatatgtgtgcgtaggagaaatttgtgcccagcggtggtgtaggggttatagcacgcagcacggattgctgaggccCTGGTTCGatccccagcgctggtctctttttctggtttttctgtgcatccatgtctcagtttgtattttcgatataagtatgccaaattttaagtcaacttgaccgctggaagtgggtcaaaattcagTTACCCGCACGTAACATAcaagataaataaatttttgaaaaaaaatatctaacctTCATTATCCAGATACTCTTGGCTCCAACAAACAGTCCATGCCTCGCGCATACAGCTTGAGGCGTAATCTCAGCAATAAACACAATAGCCAGCGTCGATCCAATAACAGCCACCAACCCTGACGTTAAATCATCAAGAATAACCGTAAAAGTACTGTTGACAGCAACATTGCTCAGCAAAATTGTGCAAAGAAGGTAGTTCCCGTGAGCGCGAACAGGCATGATGGCTCTGGCATATCTCCTCTCTTTCTCTGTGCCAGTGTTGGCTATGATTTTCAATTCTGTTCTGTCCAGCGCCATCAGACCCAAGTTCAAACCCGAAAACAAAGACGCCAGTAGCAACAGTATGATAATCAGGACTATAGAAACCCAGAGGGGTAGCAATTTGTTGTGGGTGCCCAGGATTTTCCATTGTTCTTTGCCTTGGTGAATGAAGTCCCCAGATGGGGAGCTCCTCATGCAGAAGTAGAATTTGAAGCCTTCACCGTCCGCTGGTGGAGGCGCGATCAGTTCCAGGAAAGCGGATTCGCCGTCAGTTTTTTCTACCTGGAATTTTGGTTAAACAGTGTTTTACTAAAAATAGGCGTACCTAACTTGAatttattactttatatttgaggattttcattgtaaattgtacccttttttctttttttgtgtttcctttttttttagtaactTTGGGTTCTTCTTACTGAGAATCACGAGCACCACAGATTTTGATGAAGAAAGATTGTTCCCTCAATTTCCCATACAATTTTTATGTGTCAATTTTGTAAGTGCTAATGCATTTAGTATAATTGCTAATAATGATCCTGACTAAGAAGAGACCAAACTTACCTAATGCTGAAAAAAATAGTAATCAGTACACTTAAAATAAAGCCCATTCAAATAATGGCCTCTCTAGCAGATAGTTTTTCATAGAAACCGAGTGCACTTCCGCGCTTCTTTTATtttgaaagaagaaagaaagaaggaaaggtttattttggctccgtaagtaccacctaaaactaagacttaaaccagcactaaaactatgttacttggtgacacagcaggataccaaaaagggtctccactcagcatgtgttgccgcacattatgtgcagtatcGCTGTTTtcctgtggagcccaaacgttaaataaaacttttgcaCTGGCaactggaaaatggcgccccttgTCATCTGGCGACTAGAGCGACCTACGGGTAAGGCTCTAActcagtgattcccaaagtggtccaggtggacccccaggggtccacgggagacttgctgggggtctacgtaggcgtgaacaaaaaaccataagatgttaatggggtccacgaaaatttatctgctttgatagtaaagagcaaaaatgtaagcatagtttttataagggcctacctacattgttttaagtacctaactaagcagataatattttaatagggcaagcgactggacagaactcagaagcgacacaatttttattttttggcgactaagaatgtggtagaaatgtagcagcagggggtccaccgaaaccagtaaaattttgaaagtggtccgcgagaaaaataagtttgggaactactgctcTAACTCAAGGCATGCGCTGTAAGTACATACGCCTTGCTTTCTATCGTCTTATTTTTCCCGCTTTTATTATATACTCAACTCGACTCAACCATTTACAAAAATTCACCAGTATGGCTCAAAATGCTCGAACCACGATTAAACGTAATGTAACGTAGTGTGGAAAAATATGCTTATTATACTCTACATCTACATACCTTGTACTTCTCGTCAAGTAAATGATTGCACACAACTCCATACATATCAGGCGTATGTGTGAATGCAATTTCAGTATCCTTCGTGAATCCTTCGCCAAACAACCTCAAACTAAATTTAGTATTCCTTAGCACACTAGGAATCATATCTTCTACTATCTTTGGCTCTTTATCACTTTCTTCAAGTCTGAACCCTACCAGCCTTATATTTGACGCATTTACTACATTGACTGCTTCAGTGTCATTCACTTTAGGTCCTAGACTTGATTCTGTAGCGTTCGCTTGCCGTTTTTTCTATAAACTACATTTTCATCTATCTCTTGTTGCGAATCATTAtgatcactccattctttagctTCTGTTGATTCAACATCTTCTTCGAACTGCCTCAATCTCTCAGGTACTTTAGGTAGATATGGTAGCGTCTCAACGATGACGTCACTTATAGCGTCACGGTTTAAATTGACTGTCACGTCATCTGTGAGGTCTCTGGCTTCAATGGCGTTGTCTGCGTCATCCTCGAAGTTTTCTAGATTTTCACTCAGCTCTGTGTTTCTAGAACAAAAGGAGTTGATTAGTTAAGTGCTTGGTGAAGGATCAAAGTCTGAAGttcttaattaataattaaagtaaaaagtaGTTGTTTGGGAAACAATTAAGGTGccgatttgaaaataaaagcaATTTACTAACTTTAAACAAAACTGCTAGTGTCCGTGTTTTAAATAGATAAAAGTATATTAATTAGCACCTTGTAGATATGCGGGAAACGTTAAATGAAACGAGGTATAGGtagtatttaaaataacaacTGCATATTGCTTAACAGACGTCCATCAATATTTCCAACGTTAGCTAGATACCAGTTTGTATGAGAGACGTGATTTCGCATTGAAATCTTATAACAATAGCGTAACTGaaataatcatcccagcctatatttaaatatgtaatttatgAGTAATAGATGATTCAACGGCGGAAGTACAGACTGTTCTGTAAATAGAACTTCACGGTTTTAAGGAATCATGTCTTCACATAATGTACATTTTCTACAGTACCTAAATACTTTCCAGATTGCCGTCGTTGCCTAGTGGTTTTACTTTAGAGTAGTTTAGAGcttctatggcctctcaagtatcTTAGGCATCGGTTACTTATAAAGTCATTAGATGAGGGCTatgtttttttgtctcactagatggcgcactgttgcgtgaggtttttaagtatggctttcaaagtctgttattacgggcgtgaaaacaaagtttagattaaaatcatatttaatacaccttaaaaccgtaccataaaaatatcgagcatgccacagtgttgcatagtccctattttgttcggaaaaagggaggacaaggtttccgaaagacaaaactgtctcaaaacacagacattcattgcccggaacgcatatttgccataattaatttcagatattgcaaaatattcacaaaattattctaattataaataacacgcgtagctcacccaaaaactatgagctttgacatttcggagacctcacgctacactagcgcctctagtggcgaattcatacgcgatagccctcattgtattgtattgttacacgCTCTTCTGGCGTCAGATCAGTCCATAATTCGGGCCTGAATGACGACAGAATTACTTTGTAACTCTTTCAGACGACGGACTGATGGTCCAGACTGatgaaaaacaaatgttttttgataatataattattcGTCAAGCCGATGTGAATGACAGAAAACCATAATAAGCGTGTAACCGAAGTCTtcaagttcattgatatggacctctgcaaagtaacgccggattcaataaattatttaaaaataaagcttgttAAGCctttttattactagcttttattgaacttgcaataattgtttatttaagtaggtacaaatatatatttcacttctcatgctcgtaaagttcgtgtttatgctggatctaggggATCTAGGGGGAGAGCTGGAAgaagccaaatggaaaactcttctgcgagccctatgtccctaatgagggataacaggatcacatcatcatcatcatctaggcgacataaaatgacttttaatgctctagtgcataaagtaatatcttcgtctaagaccaaggcaatcaggtaaacagctacaaacaaagaagttcatacatctttttttaaataatttttaattgatatatactaaaaatcaatcaaatcaatcaaaataaatcaataacattaaaaaatataattatataataatgcatgaaaaataaaaggtacatagaaagtgaacattTGTTTCCAcagttgctatttcatttcctcgcaatctaagtgaaaagcatagtgtaaaacttgagcattaaacccattttctcctcgacgtgtctatccaccctcgccgtgtgGCTATTTGAACGTCTCGGGATAaacggctcgttttatgctctcgttgtacaatctactatttagtaggtaacacaataattaaaattagactaattaaaaacataaaagtaaaacacactaataactaaactgtaactagaaaaaaaaagtatcccCCCGCGGGCATGGACCCAatgatgctggcagcatttcctcgctgtatagcaatgctgcatgctgatacgttgtgcgaggaagctggcagctcttcggtcccctgtgTTATCCGAAAGACGTTTGGTTTGGATATAACCTTtccagcaaaaagttggaaaacccccgacattgtcacttcaaagctcatctcaaaaacggctgaaccgattttgatgaaacatgtctaagaacaagACATGTGAAGAagatcgctagaaaacctgctttcaaatataaaaaccgcattcaaatcggtccacccgtttaagagctacggtgccacagacagacagacacactagcggtcaaacttataacaccccactttttgcgtcgggggttaaaaataaagtaaacaaataaaaatacattaagcaCCATGGTCACGAAATGATCCTAAATCAGAATACGGACtacgaacggcgctggtcttcctttgggactaTTGGGACCTTTAAGACCATACATTAACATGTGAAATATgtaagttttcttaaaaaaatcatttttatatcaaattttttgctgactgtacttttcgttGAGCGTGCTTGCATTGTCAAACTAAGTACATTTGTGTAAAATATTTCAAgacgatgctattaaccgttgagaaGTTCCATCCCACGGAGACGATCCAGGCTGGACCTCCAGGGTGTCACcagatttatataagtatgccaaatttcatgtcaatctAAGCACTAGTGGGTCAACTTTATTTTACAAGATTCGACTCGTACCGATAGCAAGTTCATAAGTCGGTAGACAGGAgatgaggtggaccgacgacctggtcaaagtggcggAAAGGTGCTGGATGTGGAGAGCACTggaccgagatgagtggcgagcaatgcagaatgcctacactcagcattgggtgactatgggctgaagaagaagaagaagaagagatagCAAGCTACTGCGATAACCACTGTATAACGTTCTCACAGTAGCACTTATCACAATAAATTatcttgtcaagcaatgcgatgtcactggctttttctacgaaaaggttcctcgtgggtcacgattcaatcGGTTCCAGTGTACTTTAAGGAATTATCATGCTATGGTTCTAATACCTGTCGGTCACTACACTACACTGGTCCACTTAGTGCAATTATCGCCCTCCGAACATGACACTAACTCCACTTAGTTCCTGAATAAGCGTTAATTGGTTAAACCAATAGGTAGCGTAATAGACTAAgctatgtctgtctatctatagATGACATCATGAACTATTAATTTTTTAGATACAgttcttaaataattttcaggtggcattttatttaagaaattgaaattcaacaaacaaatgtaaattaaaaaaaaggtaaatctTCGTCTAACACCAAggtagtatcgtgaggtccctttttttttattcgactggatggcaaacgagcaagggtTTCCTaacggtaagagatcaccaccgcccatagacacctgcaacaccagggggatagcagatgcgttgccaacctagaggcctaagatgggatacctcaagtgccagtaatttcaccggctgtcttactctccacgccgaaacaacagtgcaagcactgctgcttcacggcaggattagcgagcaagctggtggtagcaatctgggcggaccttgcacaaggtcctaccacctgcaaaactcctttgacgtttcagtcttgcttggctcgtttagttattccagggtttctcaaacttatggctccacgtacccctgttaaagtttctagacgatagcgaacccctaccccccccccccaaagagtaataaaattgactgttggagaaactaaaaataaaaaatacaactccaaaaaccaatcttaatcatcttgctagtcttgcagcctggtggtttttggagtcaagtaaaccttgtcgcgaaccccctaccgtcgaatagcgaacccctaggggttcgcgtaccccactttgagtaaccctgagTTATTCCACCAATCACAAGcgcgacgcaaatgtcaaacggacctcacgtcacgacactaacgccatctagcgatatatcgCCAgtcggaaaaccctcattggcCGGTCGGAATCCTGAGAAGAGTCAAAATCCTGATATCCCAGGACAAATCCTGCGATATGGTAACCCTACTTTTGACCGGTTTTTTCTTGAAAtaactacggaactctaaaagcACTGTATCGAATCGCTACTAATATTGTAGCGCGGTTTGTCCGTTAGGTCATTGCACAGCGTCCCCGCCGTTTTATTTCCACTCTATTCATCCAATCAAGACTAACTCGGCTGGCAATTGAGCCGACCGCGACCGTAAAGATTAGTTACGCTGTCCATATTTTGTACTCTAACATCTATTCGTATCGTATACCATCTGGTAGCATCCTGAACGGTtgctctgtgcccttagtgctagttttcggttacaaaatacgtctcgatcgcgttcgcgttaaaatctcaatttatatggaaacacgaacatcgcaaacgttccgctagaggcgctgttcgtgtttccatataaattgagattttaacgcgaacgcgatcgagacgtattttgtaaccgaaaatgaTGAATTATGATTGATTCGTGTGGCGAAGGCGTATAGTGAAATTGTATGCATTTCCGTGCTCTCTGAATTCATAATGTGTGAGGCCGGCCTTAGGGTTCTCTCCGGCgtcaacggaaccctaataggtCTCTaccaccgtatcataccatgaccctAATAGGAACGTACCAGGCACGAAATGTAAACCGACACGGACTACACTTTACTCATAACTCATAAGAGTAGTGTACTCGCATCggcaccgtttttagggttccggggccaaaaaggcaaaaacggaacccttatagtttcgccatgtctgtctgtctgtctgtctgtccgttcgtccgcgcctttgctcagggactatcaatgctagaaagctgttattttgcacggatataatatgtaaactatgccgacaaaatggtacaataaaaaattataacaacaatttttttgtgtaccacccatagacgtaaagtaggggtgttttttttttctcatccaaccctatagtgtggggtatcgttggatagttattttaaaaccattagggtttgctaagacaatttttcgattcagtgatattttTGCGAAATGAGAGTGTGTGCGtgcttgcgtgcgtgcgtgcgtgcgtgcgtgcgcgcgtgtgtgtgtgtgtgtgtgcgcgcgcgcgtgcgcgcgtgtgtgtgtgtgtgtgtgtgtgtgtgtgtgtgtgtgtgtgtgtgtgtgtgtgtgtgtgtgtgtgtgttaactTATAGAATGTCCAGCCAGGTTTTAGGATagcaaacattttgtttttaattcgaTTTCATCTCGGAAGCTATGTACAACGATGGGCGTCTGTCTACAGAAGCGCTGGGCATCGCAGAAAGTCTCAGTCTACAGAAGCGCCGGGCATCGCAGAAAGTCTGTCTACAGGGCGCCGGGCATCGCAGAAAAGTGCGTAATCTGGCGCTCGGCAATGCGAGAATCACCGCAATTCGCCTGTTTTACGACATGAATGATATAATCAATAGCTTACTCAGAGGCTTTGGTGTTATCTTAATTGCCTAGTTATCTTAAAACCGATTCTTAGTGACGTAATTTACTACAATTTAACTCGTGTCTCGCTcgctttaataataatctaatctaaattaGTTAGGTAAGTTTTTCTACGAACTGTACTTtctgttgactgtacaagtacTGTACTGTAATTAATCTAAGTTTAGATTAGGTAATTATGCTTGccaaattaaatttcaagtagatctgactacctatatacctactatatatACATCATTTGTTTTAGCATCAGAAAAAAgggtaaaaacaatttttacgagtcttttaattgaaaaacgtttttaaaaaacagtaactatacTTATGATATATTATACTACTTAGACTTTTCCcacggctttgcacgcgtaaatccgACTGTTGAATTCCAAATCCGGACTTTCCATAGGAATTTCCAAAAAGTGTGACGTGTTTTTTCGTTGGTTCCTTGTTATGAAatccttcatgtacgagtccgactcgcatttggccgatatcacattaattaaaaaaatgttacaacaCCACAAGGCTCCACAATTACGAGTGACCGACGCAAACTCCAATACAAACACAGTTTAGCCAACATAAGCGAGCAAACAGTTTCATTCTCAATTGAACTTGACCCATCGGCAATAGGACAATTAAAACAAACCGACGCACACCGGTTCCAATGAGTCCGTcc is part of the Choristoneura fumiferana chromosome 26, NRCan_CFum_1, whole genome shotgun sequence genome and encodes:
- the LOC141442882 gene encoding unextended protein-like; translated protein: MRSSPSGDFIHQGKEQWKILGTHNKLLPLWVSIVLIIILLLLASLFSGLNLGLMALDRTELKIIANTGTEKERRYARAIMPVRAHGNYLLCTILLSNVAVNSTFTVILDDLTSGLVAVIGSTLAIVFIAEITPQAVCARHGLFVGAKSIWIMKIVMGICAPLAWPTSKLLDYFLGEEIGTHYNRERLKELVKVSFGIISAI